GGTTTTTCGAGAAATGTATCTGGATTGAATTGGAAAAATGTGGTATATTCATTTGGCTTAATGATATAAAAGGGAATGGTTGTGAACTCATCAAAAAGGATTGAGCCTTACATCCTTCAATGGTTCTTTGTAAACCCTTTGTTATGGGAGAAGCGGGTCCTGCATGATTTTATCTCAAACTCCGCCTGGTTTGTTACACCTCCTGCCTGGTTTTCTCATAACCGGGAGATGTTTTATCGTATATTTTCTAGCCTGGACCTACGGTGCAATTGTGTTAATTGTAAATTTGGGTTATTTACGAAAGAGGAAAGGACGTATGTATGTATTTTATTGATAAAAAAATACCTAGGGAAAAGAATATAACCAAGAGACAGGAATGGCTTTGTCACCTGATCGTACTTTCAGGTTATTTTTGCATACTGATAAATTTTGTTACACTGGTGGGGGTCTGGATTTGGATAGTCCGTCCTGCACATCTGCCCTATTCGACGTATTACTATTGGGTCCACTATATACTATCCCCCTCCCTCATATTACTGGCTGTGGTGGGTGCGGTCGATCTGTTTGTGAAAAACAAAAAGGTGACTCTTACGGTAAAACAATACAGTGTCATTTTGCTTTTGGTGTTCTGCCTTGCATTCACGATTGTGGTGCACAAGATTGCTTTGGTGCTGTTAGCTTCTTTTGCCATTCCTGTTTTTGTTTCATCTATTTTTTCAAAACCCAAAATGACAAGGAATATATATCTCATCTGTTTTGTAATGACCATCGCGTGTACCTTATGCATTATTCCTGATATTCCCCAGCGTATCGAGGCTGGATATATCTGGGTCGAACTGGTTTCGGCGTTGGCAATTCTGAGCATCTCCTTTGTATTCTCGAAAATACTGATACGCAATACCATGGAAAATCTGGCAGAATTGAAAATTTCCTATGAAACACAGTCAAAAATGCATTCTCTCATGCAGTTCGATCGCTTCACTGGACTGAACAATCGCTCTACTTTTGATGAAGTCTTTGTCACTTGTATCAATGAGAGTTCCCGGACCAAAGAACCGTTATCGCTTGTACTCATCGATCTGGATCACTTCAAATCTGTAAACGATTCATTCGGGCATGCAAAAGGTGACGAGGTCTTGCTGTATTTCTCGCAACTTTTAAAGGGTCTGGAAGGCCAGGACGTATATGCTTTCCGTTTTGGAGGAGATGAGTTTGCCTTGCTTTGCAAGTATAGGGACTCTTTTTCATTACTGACAGAATGTGAAAAACTGCGCCTGAAATATTTTCAGGAATCTCCTAAGGCCTTGGGGCTTTCCATTACCTTCAGTTGCGGCATAGCTTCTTTCAATGAACGTTTCAAAGATGCAAGCTCTCTCTTTAATGCAGCAGACCAGGCCCTTTATATGGCCAAACAACAGGGTAGAAACCAGACTGTGCTTGCAGAAAATGTCTTGCATGGCAACTAAATGAGATAGCTGATTGTTATAAGGCCTTCTGAGCAGATTCTTTTGCTTCAGGCAAATCGCCTGAGTTGATACGCTTGTTTCTCTGGTTTCTATTCCTCTTTCTGTTTATTGCAAGGCGTGAGTCTTTGCACTGTCCCCCTGTCTTGAATTGTTGTATATTTTTTCTATGGAAACATTATACTTGGAGCGGCTTGAGGATCTTTCCCTTCTCGTACATGACGACCTGATTGAGTATGCACTGATAAGTGATGGTTTGCTACATGTTGGGATTCCCGGAGGCAGGAGTGCAAAGCCCTTGGTTCAGGGAATACTTTCCTGTCCACCAGAAATCCTTTCACGATTGTGCATCTATCTGGTTGATGAACGTCTCAGCGGCGAGACCAATTTTAGTACTTTGCTCGATGTCGGCCTAAAAGAGGCCTTTGCAAGCGGGCTTCTCAAACCTGAACAACTGGTAGTCCCCCAAAGGGAAAAGCCTCTTATGGGGAATGACGGCAAATTGTCTTTGCTTTATCTGGGCGTCGGGGAAGATGGCCATATAGCCTCGTTGTTTCCCTCTTCATATCCTCTTTTGGATGAGCAGGGCAAAGAGGGGATTGCCCTTGTGGACAATAGCCCCAAACCCCCTGCCCAGCGGATTACCGTAACCTATCGTGGTTTTCGAACCTGGGCAAAGCAAGCAAAAATCCGGTTGTTGTTTCTTGGTGAGAGCAAAAGGGAAGCCTTGCTCCGTTTTCTTTTGGGCAAGGAAGGGGCATCTTCACTCCCTTGCAGGTTTTTCGTTCTTGAGGGTTTTACCGTGACCGTTGTTACCGATTTGAAAGGAATACCGAAATGAAAAGAATAATTATCCAATTTGGGGGAACAGGCGATCTGGTACGTACTAAATTATACCCGGCATATGACAACCTCATTCGCAAAGGGTTCGATTTTACTACGCTTGCCTTGGGAAGAAGGTTTTCTGACCGTGGCGATTTTTTGGCCTCCATGGTAGATTCCAGCGTATCAGATGCTTTTCTCGAACGACTCGATTACCTTTCCTATGATATGGCCGATCCGAATGCAACGGATTTATTGCATGACCGCCTGCAACAGATAATCGCTGATAATACGGAGATTGAGCTCATCTATTACCTTGCCTTGCAGCCTTCCTTGTATGAAGAGGTAATCAACCAGATACAGAAAGTAGATTCCCAGGTTTCCTGCGCCTGCCGGATTTCAAAGAAAATCGTGGTGGAAAAACCTTTCGGGTTCGATTTGGAGAGTGCCGAACGATATAATGAAATCCTGCTGAAGGGCTTTTCCGACAAAGAGATATACCGGGTAGACCACTATCTTGGCAAGGAATTCATGCAGAATCTTTTGATCCTTCGGTTCCATAATGATATTATCCGGAAAATCTGGGATAACAATTCTATTGAGAACATCCAGATTATCTTTGACGAAACCCATGGGGTTGACCAGAGGTTGGGTTTCTATGAGAAAATCGGGGTGGTAAGGGATACCATCCAGAATCATATCATGCAGATTGTCACCTACCTTACCATGAATGAACCTGTAGCACTTACCCCTGAAGATATCTCGATGGAAAAAGTGAAAGTCCTGCGGTCGATTGCCCCTATCACAGACTTTCATATGGGGAAATACGATACCTTGGGCGCGAGTAGCAACCATGAGGTCAACACCCCCACCTATGCAGCCTTCAAACTCTCTGTGAATACCTATGATTTTACAGGCATCCCCATCTATGTACGAACAGGTAAAATGCAGAAAGAGCCTAAATCACTCATCTATATAAAGTTCAGGAACACCACGAAAAAAGCGATGCACGATGAGACAATTGCAGAGAACGGTGTAATCATAACCATTCACCCGGAACTATCCATCGATATCTGCATGAATCTCAAGCAACCGAACACTTCCTGGAAATCGAAACCGGTGAGGTTTCGGTTCAATCAAGCAGAGACCTTCGGTGCAAATACCCCAGAGGCCTATGAACAGATTGTACGGAAGATACTTGAAGGCGATAAGAGCCTTTTTCCCACAATGCAGGAAATCAAGGAGTCCTGGAGGATCGTCGTCCCTATGCTGGAGGAAGACATTCCCTTGGAGGTATATCCTTCCAGAGCGCTTCCCTCCTTTGTTGCCGGGCTTTCCGAGCATGATGGTTTTACCTGGTTTGCCTAGGCAAGGTGAAGCCAAAGGCAAAAAAAAGGACGCAGGTTGTGAGCCTGTGTCCAGATAGGGGTTATTTGCATAACGCTGTCTTTTTGACCTCAGTCCTCCTACTGGGGAATCCTGAAAAGTAGGATTTTATTTGCGGTTTTTGAAAACACAATCAGAAATTCCCTGTCAGGGGAAAGTGCTGCCCCCGAGGGCTGGAAGATTCCCAGGCTTGCCGCCCCAAGATAGGAGAGCTCACTTGTGGAGCTATCTACTGCGAAACAGTGTATGTTTTTACTGTCTTGGCAGATGGCATAGAGCACAGTCCTGGATGGATTGACTATGAGTTGCTCTATTCCCAGCATACTGTCTATCCCGTTCTGTCCGGAAAGCCAGATATCGGCTTGTTCCCAGTTCAGTGCCGATGTGTTTGTAAACCTGTTCAATGCATTCCCAGTCCCGCAGACTACGTTCGAATCATTGAGGAATGCAACTGAACGAATCCCGCTCAGATAGGGAGTTCCATTTGTTTCTGAACTGAAATTCTTGTCATTCGCGATCAGTTTGTTTGAGTTGTCCCTTGTACAAAGCTTAAGTAACCCATCAGGTTCGCTGAACAGTGCAGCCTTGTTGTTTCCCGGCGCAATTGCCATGCCTGAGAATTCCTGTAATGAGGAGAATAGGAAATAGGTATAGGAATTCGTCTGGAAATCTTCGGCATTCGACGCATACATATTGCTCATAGGTAGGTCGGTAGAGCCTGGAACCGTACAGTAGAGCGTTCCGTTTGACCCATCAAGAGAAAGCATATCGATATCAGAAAAAGTCAGGGTAGAACCATCGGATTTTGTATATTTGACGTTGTTCCGGTAAAAAAGCTTTGTCAATGTTGCATCTGAGGCATCGTACTGGTAAAGCGCAATCCCAGGCGTTGTTGCATCGGCAATGGCAACCCGGTAGGAATTCGGGTCGACAAGCATATCGGTAATGCCAACGGTGTTGAAATCGTCAGAGGTCGAATAGGACCGGATGACTTCCATAGTATCTCGGACGATCCTGCATACTTGCAGGGAATTGTGGGTTGCACTAGCCAGTAATACTTTTCCGTCGGGAAGGAATGCTACTTTCGTATCCCCAGCGACATACAGGCCCTCGGTACCGTCCGCTACCTCGGTCATGAGAACTGGAATATCCGGTGTCCCCCCGACCGTTGCCTGAAAAGTAAAACTGGCTGACCCGGAACTGGCCAGTAAGGCTCCCGTTGCTATGACATCAAGGCGATGGGTCCCGCTGGAAGGAACAAACGTACAATCAAGCCCAGTTGCAATCTGTTGTCCATCAAGGAACCAGGAAATCTCCAAACTCCCATTGTCAGAGATATTCATAGTTGCTATCTCAGCAGTTACGTTTTGCATTGCAATCATAGTTGAAGACAACCCGCTGATTGAACATTCAATCGGGGTTCCGGCCTTGTTTATCAAGGTTAGCGAGCTGGGGATTTCTGCAAATTTATCCAGATCCAGGGTAATGGTTCCCTCTGTAATCTTGTTTCCTACAACCCGGACAGCCTCTGCGCAACCGGCAACGGCGATGCTGCCGCTATACAGTCGTGCTTGGACCGTATAGGAACCGGCAGGGTAAAACGCGCTATAGGTCACTGAACCGTTGGCATAATTGTTAATCGTCGGTGCTACCGCAGTCTTTACCCCCTCTTGATTGGTTACCGATAGTTCGATGGACGCATTGGAAATCTTTTCCATATCCCATTGGAAATTGATGGTCATGGTTCCCGTTCCCTTGAGGGTGTTTAGCTGCACGGTTACATTCTTGGGTTCCGTGGTCAAAAGGAAAGAATTGGAGCCCTCGACAAGGTCGACGTCGGAACTGTTTTGCCCGATTGCATATAAATCCCAGTTTCCGATGAGCAAACCCTCGATTTCCAGGCTGGAGTTCGAAGATTCCATGGAGAACGTGTTTCCCTGGGGGCCCGTGCCCTGGACCACATATTTTGTTACTTCAAGTGGAATCCCTGTAGGGACCAAGGATCTTTCCGTGGGATTCTGTACATTTTGCAAAGTCAGGCGCAAGGTAGACCTTGCAGGGTCTTCTTTGCAGCCTGCCAGATTGAGTGATGCCATGACCAGAAGGAGAATTGCAAACCAACTGGGGATGGATACGTGTTTTTTCATAAGTGCCTCCAAACGGAAAGGAGGTTTTCTTAGGGTATTGCTTCACGAATATTGCTTTTTCTCTGGAAAACATAATACTGGAGGCATCATGAAACTGAAAAACATTTTATCAGAGAAACTTGTACGGTACCCTCTCAAAGCCAACTCAAAACGAGAGGTGATTTCTGAACTGTTAGGAATCCTTGTAGCTGAGGGAAAAGTCATTGACCCTGCTCAGGCTCTCTCTGATATCCTGGAAAGGGAGAAAAAAATGACGACGGGGATACAGAATGGCGTTGCCATTCCCCATGCCAAGACCAGGGCTGTTGAAAAACTCACTGCTTGCATTGGCATTAAACCTGAAGGCCTGGATTTCCAATCCTTGGACGGAAAGCCCTCCCAGATTTTCATCCTTACCCTGTCACCTTACGATGAAATGAGCGTGCATGTGCAGTTTATGGCGGAAATAAGCATGGTTATTAAATCAGAAGCAATCCGCAATACGATGATCAAGGCCACGAGCAAAGGTGAAATTCTCTCTGTCTTTGGACTATAGTACTTTATTTTTGTCTTGTATGAGATTACATTCAGAGTATGAAAACAATCATCAAAGCCTGCTTGTTGGCATTAACTCTTGTTATTGTCTTTTTTTCACCGGCAAAGATCGGTGTCGTCCTGTATTATTCCCTGTTTCCCCTCTTATTTGTACTGGTTTACCTTTTTTACCTCATCTCCTATGGGGTATCGGAAAAAGACGTACAAAAGGTTAGGAACGAACCCTATACCCTTTCTTTCTTCTGTGGAATGGTACCGCCTTTAGGTGAAGGGGATTTGATCAGGGGGAGACTGGTCATAGATCACAAGCAATTGGTGCTTTACAAACGCTCTGACACTGCCTGGTCAAAAGATGTTCCTTGCAAGCCTGTATGGAATCTGGATGTCTCTGAATTGAGTAGTATAGGGGTAGGTCCCGTTTTGTCTGTGCGTAAGGGGCTTGTTTTCTATGTAGGGGAAAATTCTTTCCGCTTTGTCTATGCCAAAGCCAAGAAACAGAAGAGTAAGATTGTAGAGGCTCTGGGATGGAGTGAAAATCCGCAGGTCCCCCAAGGGGTTGAGGTTTTCTCAGAGGCGGCCAATGCCCCCTCTTTTCCAAAGGCTGTCGAGACCAAGGAACCGGAAAAGGAAAAAGACTAGAATCTGAACCCGACTCCCAGTTGCAAAGGCTGTATGACCCAATGATTTTCAAAGGAAGGAATTTCCAATTGGTAGGTAATCCCTGTCGAGGCAAAAAGACTGAAAGAATCAGTAAGCATGTAACGGATCCCTGCCATTGCCTCTGCTGTAATTCCCCAGGTAAACGAGCTGTTTTGGTCGTAGAAAAGCGTCGGCCCTAGGGCAATGGAGAGAGGGAAGGTCACATTTCCCTTTCCTAGTGTCCAAATTGCCTTGCCGAGCAAGCTTGCATATATCCTGTTCGGAGTCTCATAGATCATTCCCAATTCGAGGGATCCTCCCCATACGAAGGAATCGACAGTCCCTGTCAAATCAAGGCTTGCCTTTATCCCATTGGAAAAGGGGTCAAGCTGTTTATCGAAGAAAGAAATCGAAAGCACCATCTCAGGACTGTTTTCTTTTGCTATCTCTGGGATATCAGCATCAGGAGCAGGTTGGACAGCTTCTGTTACCGCTACCTTTGGGTTCTGTGGGTTTCCCGCAACTAGGGGTTCTACGGTAACCTCGGCAACCATGGGGGTTTCTGAATTCTTATTTTGCAGTACTTCCTCGCTCGTTTCAGGGAGTATTGTTTTTTCCGGGATATCTGCCGTTATCAATTGTCCACGGATTCCCAGGGCACTTGAAGGCATGGTCAAGGGAGCTGCAGTTGCCAGGGTTTTTCCATCCCTGACTTTTAAAAGATTTGCCAGTATCGGGTCTTCCGGCCTCGGCATTTCTTCAATCTCTGGCACAGAGGCTAGGGGTACAGGCTCTTCTAACATGGTAGAAATAGCAATGGGCTCCTGTAAGGAAACCACTGGTTCAGCCTCTGTTACTTCTTGTTTGGTTTCTGGTATTTCTTTGATTGCTACAGGTTGGGTTATCGCTTTTTCTTTTGCAACCTGAGGTTCCTGCCTAAGGGGCTCTGCACTTTGTACTGTCGCGGTCTCTACTTCTGCCTTCCCTGGTCTGAAAAGCCAGTATGTAACACCAAGGACTGAGAGACTGGAGATTATGAGTAACAGTATTACAAGGTTTCTTCTCACGACAGGGCTCCTTATGCATAAGTATACTGAATATTTTAAGACTTTCCCTGGGTTTCTGCTACTATTTTTTATGAAACTCTATGTTTCTCCCAAATAGTTCCTTGCTAACTGCTAAAAAATACACATAACAGCGCATGCACAATTGAAAAGAAGCCCTATTGGTTCTTTTTATAGTTTTGAATACTAAATCCTATGTAGTTAATATGAAGGATATTTTCCTTTTGTTCCCCATGCTAGGGTGATTCACGCAGGGGAAATACAATGAAAAAAGCAATTGTTACGGTACTGTTGGTGCTCATCCTTTCTTGTCTGTATGCTGAAAAGAGTGCTGTACCGTATGTCTCTCTGGATGGTTCCTCCATCGATTTCCTCTGGAATGATTGTCTGCAAACCAGAATTGATCTGGGAGTCAATTTCTCTTCAGGTTTTGGGATCAGCTTTCCATTGACGCTTCTATCAGATACTACCTATAGCGACGTAACGTTGCTTGACTTTGGTCTCTTCTTGAATTATCGCCCCTTCTCTGATGGTTTCTTTGTTTCTGTTTCCCTTTTCCAGATGGGAATGTATTTCGGATTGGATAAACCTGCACAGGGAAACCCCTATCTCAATGAGGTTGCCTTTGGATACACCTGGCATGTCTCGTCGCACCTTTTCTTGGAGCCCAAATTACTAATCAGGGACCCCAGTGGTGTATTCCAAAACGAATATGACATCATTTCGGGAGTATTTCCCGATTATGCCCCGGTTCGTTTCTCTGTCTCTCTGGGTTGGGATTTTCTTGCCGCTCCTGTGCCCGAGACAGGAGGCGAAGAATCTATGCGGCAGGAAGGAGAGACTGTACAGTGAACAAATCTTTGCAGAAGATTGTAACGTGGGTTGTCGTGGGGGTGCTGGTCCTTCAGTTTTCAGGGTGCTCCCTCGGTTGGGAGGCCAGTTCGAGGGCTAAAGTGACCGACGAGCAATTGTTTCCTACGGTAGCAAGGTTGATCGAGGAACAAAAGGATGTGGTTTGGGCTTATCTGGATGAAGATGTGGCCAAGACCCTCAAGGGGGAACTTCCCCAAGGGCTTGAGATTGTCGAGAATACCCTAGCTGAAGACCATGGCCGTGACTACCTTGAGTTTTGCTATGCTGTGAGCCAAGGCAATGATGAGAATCAGGTTGAAACCGTCGTAGAATTTGCCAAAGACCTTATCAGTGCCGAGGAAATGGTAAACCTGGAGAGTAAACTGCAGGAAACCAGATCCATCATGATGCAAAACGGAGAGAACCTTGCCAAAGGTCTGGCTCCCTCCCAGCGGGCGGCTTTCTGGAAAGACATGCAGAAAATGGTCACAAGGACCCTGGTCCTGTTTGCTGCCGGTATTGTCTATGCCTTTATCCCGAATGTTGTATTCTGGGGAAAGGTTACCGCAGCCTCTGCCGTTGCCCTCGCAGCAGGTGTAGTTGCAAGCTCAATCATGTCGCTCTGGCGATATTACCAGTTCGGGGGAAACCTTGACGAGTCATTCAATGAATGGCTCATGACCGTTACAACCGAACCCGAGGTTTCGTTCGCAATGGCTTCAAGTATGCTTGCGGTGGGAAAAACACTCAAGAGAGGCCCTGTGGTAACCGGAATAGTCATTTGCGTGTTTGCCCTTTACAATATTATAGACATGGTGAAGCCTATGCTGAAGGAGTATAATTTCACCGTTTAGAAATGTTTTTGCCGGAGTACTTCATCGGTACCCGGCATATTTGCAGGTTGCTCTCCCCCTTGGTTTGTGAAATAATGATTCCATTGGAAATAAAGGTTTCTAAGGAGATACTTCAATGGAAAACATGTTATCTAAAGACATTCTTGAAAGGTTTTTGCGATACGCAGTAATTGATACAATGAGCAATGAGAGTCTTGCATCCGAGAGACATCCTTCTACCGATATTCAGTGGGATCTTCTGCATTTGATCGAATCGGAATTGGCGGGGTTTGGCATCAAGGACATTGTGGAGGATGAGAACGGGGTGGTTGTCGCCCATATACCTTCAAATCTCGACCATGTTGTCCCCACCATAGGATTTATGGCCCATGTAGATACTGCCGACGATGTCATGGGAAATGGGGTTAAGCCCCGGGTCATCGAATCGTATGCGGGTGGTGACATCAAACTCAATGATGAATTCTCAATCCTTGCCGAAGAGAATAAGGAATTGGCAAACTATGTCGGGGAAAAGCTTATCGTAACCGATGGCACCACGTTGCTTGGTAGTGATGACAAAGCTGGAGTCGCCGAGATAATGGCAGTTGCCAACATTCTCTGTTCCGATCCGACAATCAAGCATGGTGAAATCGAGTTGATTTTTACCAGTGACGAGGAAACCGGTGCTGGCATGGATCATTTTCCCTATGACAAGATCCGCTGTGAATATTGCTATACCATCGATGGGGGCAAGCGCTACGAGATTGAGGCAGAATGTTTCAATGCCGCCACAGTCAAGGTGCATTTCTCGGGGGTCAGCTATCATCTTGGAGCTGCAAGGGGTCGGTTGGTAAACGCCCTTACCATGGCTTCTTTTTTTGTGAATGCCCTTCCCCAGGCAGAAAGTCCTGAAGCCACCGATGGTCGATATGGCTATTACTGTGCCCAGACAATAAACGGCAATGCCACCGAGATTGACCTCACCCTCTATCTCAGGGATTTTGAACTTCCTGTCCTGGACCGGAGAATCGATGCTTTAAAAGATTTGGCAAAAGCTACCGAGGCCCTGTATCCGAACGGGAAAGTAACCGTAAACGCAAAGCATATCTATTACAATATGATTTTCGCTGCCAAGGAAAAGCCCTTTGCCATGGAAGCACTCTATAAGGCCGGGGAACGACTGGGGATGAAGCTTGACGAACAGTTGATCCGCGGAGGCACGGATGGGGCAAGAATGGCAAACGAGAGGAAAATACCTTGCCCGAATATTTTCACCGGTGGCCATAACCTGCACTCAAGGTTTGAGTGGGCAGCTCTCCCTGCCATGACCGATAGTGCTTTGTTGGTATTGGAACTGGTAAAAATCGGTGCCGAGGCATGAAAAAATTCTCTTCCTTGTTGCTAGTCTTCGTTGCCTGCCTCCCGCTCTTCAGTGCCGAGGCAAGGATTTTTACACGGCTTTCACCGGCAGATTCCCAGACAACAATCGGGGTTCTCGTGGGAGAAGCAGTGCAACTAGCAACAGAAGAGAGTTTTTTGCCACGTCTTCCCTATCCTCTGGAGGACGACCTTGTCGTTACAATCGGTCCGCTCTCGGTAACCGAGAGCTTTGAAGTCAGCTGTTCCTTGGAATTCTCGTTTCAGGGAAAAATCCTGGAACAAAGGCTTCATGGGCTGGGTAAGGATGCGGCTTCTTTGAAAAAGAATCTGCAACAAGCCCTGTTTGAACAGCTTCGTTATGATGCGTTGACCCTCCTTCCCCCCCCTGATGGTTTGAAACTGGATTATTGCTATCGGTCAAGCTACTCTTCCTTTCTTCCCTCTTCACAGGATTTGCACAGGGGGGATTATGTTGCCGTAGTCGATACGCACGGGACAAAAACAGGGGTTCTGGTAGCTGACAATCTCATCGAAGGGGAGAAACCTTTAGTAAGGTTTCTTCCTTTGTATGGGAAAACCCTGCTCCCTGGGATGAAGCTGGAGAAACTGGCAGGAAAGACTCTTGCCTTGGCTTTGCCGGTTTCCTATCGTGACAATCTGTTTGGTCTTGGAATCGAGGGGGTCTATTCCCAGGATGTTGGGCTCCATCCTTTTCTCTTTTCCCTGAAAGGCTCTGCTTTTTATCGGTTCGATGATTCTTTGGCCTTTATGGCTCTCGCTGGTTTTGAAGTCCACCTGCCTTTGTCCCTGGTATTCGGGGCAACGGGTAGAATGCTCTCTGGCAGTGCCCTGGTGGCCTCTTGTAGGGTAGGGTTGGGTTTTTCCACTACCGAGGCGGATCTATTGTTCGGGAGTGAAGCCGAATTGGCGTACCGCTATCACCTAAGCTCGGCTTGGGCCTTGCAACTGGGAATCTTGAGTAAAAACTGGTCATTATCGGAAGCGAAATATGATGCGGGACTTTCCCTAATTCTCACAACGGCGTACACTTGGTGATACCTATGAAACAGACACATGCTGAAAAGAAAGCAAAGGGAAGAAACGTATTTCTGGCACTTGCCATGGTTTTCCTCCTCTTGGTGCTCGCTTCCTGCTCCTCAATCTCAAACCTCGTACGCTCTTCTGTCGAAGGGGTCCCCTCCTGGGTGTACCAGCCGGAGGCGAAAGTAAACCAGATTGTTTTTGTCGGAAAGGGAAATGCGAATGTTATGTTCAACGCGCGGCTCATTGCCTACGAAGACATACTCAACCAGCTTTCCACGTTTGTAGGGGAAGATGTACTTGAAGCCTATTACCGTGAATTGACTACCACCGATTCTATTGTCGACCTTGGCTTGAAAATTACACATGAATATGAAAAAGTAGACCAGAATGGGTCAAATGCCTATCTCATGGCTACCGCCGAAACAGCTAAAATCGTTTCGAAACGAACAGATGTTTTCAATGCAATGTTGGAACGCGATTCTGCCATAGCCGGTTTTATTGCGGATGCCGAGACTGCCTATCGATCAAACAAAGACGTCGAAGCTGTCAGACTCTATCTCCAGGCAGCTGCAGAATCTTCTACGGGCTTGGTCTCTGACAAGAAATACGAAGTGGATGCGTTGCTTGAGAAAGCGGAGTCGATTATTGCCTCGATGCGGTTTTCCATCGCAAAATCGGACAGTAGCAAGGCAACCTGTACTGTCTATCTGAGAAGAAAAAGCAGGTTGCTATCCCCCAAGGTGTCGAATGCCCCCATCAAGGCAAGCTTTTCGGCACGCAATAGCCTGGGGCGCAATTATACCGACAGTCTTTTATTCAATA
The sequence above is a segment of the Sphaerochaeta pleomorpha str. Grapes genome. Coding sequences within it:
- a CDS encoding glucose-6-phosphate dehydrogenase, which gives rise to MKRIIIQFGGTGDLVRTKLYPAYDNLIRKGFDFTTLALGRRFSDRGDFLASMVDSSVSDAFLERLDYLSYDMADPNATDLLHDRLQQIIADNTEIELIYYLALQPSLYEEVINQIQKVDSQVSCACRISKKIVVEKPFGFDLESAERYNEILLKGFSDKEIYRVDHYLGKEFMQNLLILRFHNDIIRKIWDNNSIENIQIIFDETHGVDQRLGFYEKIGVVRDTIQNHIMQIVTYLTMNEPVALTPEDISMEKVKVLRSIAPITDFHMGKYDTLGASSNHEVNTPTYAAFKLSVNTYDFTGIPIYVRTGKMQKEPKSLIYIKFRNTTKKAMHDETIAENGVIITIHPELSIDICMNLKQPNTSWKSKPVRFRFNQAETFGANTPEAYEQIVRKILEGDKSLFPTMQEIKESWRIVVPMLEEDIPLEVYPSRALPSFVAGLSEHDGFTWFA
- a CDS encoding 6-phosphogluconolactonase; translated protein: METLYLERLEDLSLLVHDDLIEYALISDGLLHVGIPGGRSAKPLVQGILSCPPEILSRLCIYLVDERLSGETNFSTLLDVGLKEAFASGLLKPEQLVVPQREKPLMGNDGKLSLLYLGVGEDGHIASLFPSSYPLLDEQGKEGIALVDNSPKPPAQRITVTYRGFRTWAKQAKIRLLFLGESKREALLRFLLGKEGASSLPCRFFVLEGFTVTVVTDLKGIPK
- a CDS encoding PTS sugar transporter subunit IIA; translation: MKLKNILSEKLVRYPLKANSKREVISELLGILVAEGKVIDPAQALSDILEREKKMTTGIQNGVAIPHAKTRAVEKLTACIGIKPEGLDFQSLDGKPSQIFILTLSPYDEMSVHVQFMAEISMVIKSEAIRNTMIKATSKGEILSVFGL
- a CDS encoding GGDEF domain-containing protein, which translates into the protein MYFIDKKIPREKNITKRQEWLCHLIVLSGYFCILINFVTLVGVWIWIVRPAHLPYSTYYYWVHYILSPSLILLAVVGAVDLFVKNKKVTLTVKQYSVILLLVFCLAFTIVVHKIALVLLASFAIPVFVSSIFSKPKMTRNIYLICFVMTIACTLCIIPDIPQRIEAGYIWVELVSALAILSISFVFSKILIRNTMENLAELKISYETQSKMHSLMQFDRFTGLNNRSTFDEVFVTCINESSRTKEPLSLVLIDLDHFKSVNDSFGHAKGDEVLLYFSQLLKGLEGQDVYAFRFGGDEFALLCKYRDSFSLLTECEKLRLKYFQESPKALGLSITFSCGIASFNERFKDASSLFNAADQALYMAKQQGRNQTVLAENVLHGN
- the pepT gene encoding peptidase T; its protein translation is MLSKDILERFLRYAVIDTMSNESLASERHPSTDIQWDLLHLIESELAGFGIKDIVEDENGVVVAHIPSNLDHVVPTIGFMAHVDTADDVMGNGVKPRVIESYAGGDIKLNDEFSILAEENKELANYVGEKLIVTDGTTLLGSDDKAGVAEIMAVANILCSDPTIKHGEIELIFTSDEETGAGMDHFPYDKIRCEYCYTIDGGKRYEIEAECFNAATVKVHFSGVSYHLGAARGRLVNALTMASFFVNALPQAESPEATDGRYGYYCAQTINGNATEIDLTLYLRDFELPVLDRRIDALKDLAKATEALYPNGKVTVNAKHIYYNMIFAAKEKPFAMEALYKAGERLGMKLDEQLIRGGTDGARMANERKIPCPNIFTGGHNLHSRFEWAALPAMTDSALLVLELVKIGAEA